AACAGGCCATGAAAGTCAAAGCTCGCACCGGACTCATAAAAAGCGCGCATCTCTTCCGTGCGCTGTTGCTGCGTCTCGATCCAACCCAGATCTGCTGAAGGTTCAAGCGCCAACACCCATGCCTTTCCCAGCGGAGAAAAGGTCCGTGAGGCAACATGGTCGCGCAAGCGCGGCCACTCCAGGGCGGCGGAACTTGATTCTGGTAAAGGTGACGGAATCTTCGCGGCTAAAAAGGCAGGGGGCACGTCTATTATCGTAATCGCGCACGGAACCGGCCGCTGGCCCCCTGCGTAGCAAACAGCAGTGAGATTTTAGATCGTAGCTTGTTTGATTTGTTAAGGGCAGCTTGAGCCCCAGTCTTGAGCGTAGCGAAGGACCTGTAGGGATTCGTTAAGGGTACGGCTTTAGAGCCTGTCCTGAGCGTAGTCGAAGGATGCCGCAAAGCTCTGAGAATAAAAAGGGGCTTTAGCCCGGAGGTCCTTCAAACCGATCGGTGATCTATGGTCGCCTGGAGGTAACACATGATCTGTCAGGCTTGTGGAAATGAAGTAGAACCGGGAGGACGATTCTGTCCTCGTTGCGGAGCCCAGATAGCTGCTCCACCCCCCAACCCTCCGATGGGTTACATTCCTTACCCACCAATCATCGGATTGCCACGGGTTCAGCGACACTTGCAAACCCTGGGAACCCTTTGGTGCGCTTTCGGCGTCTATCGCGTCGTCGCCAGCCTCCTCGGGTTCTTTGTCTTCCGTGCAATGGCCTGGCATCGCTTCATGGGGGACTGGCCAATGGGGAGATATGGATTCCAAGGTCCTCCCTGGCTCATGATTGCTCCTTTTCTCGTCACCATGACGGTCATTTTGGCCGCCCTCGCACTCTTCACGGGATACAGCCTGCTCACCCGCAAATCCTGGGCGCGTATGCTGGCCATCGTCCTCGGAATCCTGGCGCTGTTCAAGTTCCCTCTCGGCACCGCGCTTGGAATCTACACCCTCTGGGTGCTGGCCCCTGCAAGCTCTGCCGTCGAGTACGACGCCATCGCAGATCCAGGCTAATCAACGCGAAGGCCGGTACGTTACTTCAACCGACCTGGGTGCCCCATTCATGTCGCAGGTATGAGTGGGCATTCGTGCACCGCGTGAATCACAAGAATTCGGCCCTCGCACAAGTGTCATTCCGACCGAGCGCAAAAGCGCGAGTGGAGGAATCCCTGCATTGCCTTTCTCCTTCACGAAGAGAAGGCTTCGCACGAACGGAGTCGGGTGTTGATGCCCATTCATGGACCATCGCGACATGAGTGGGTTCATTCGCCGAAAATGAGAATCCCTTTATTTGTTTGTAAGGTGCCAATCGGCGATAGGTCTTTCAATACTCCCTGTATGCGAAAATGGTGCTCTGTGACCACCGGAACAGAGCCATCTCCAGCCATGACCCGCCAGGGACCTCCCACGGCTCCGGCCTTCTTCCGCTGGCTTACCTATCTGCTCCTGATACCGCTTATCGCCGCGTCTACCGTCTTCTTCGGCTGCATCTCTCTCATCTGCGGCCTGTGGGATAAGTCCGGACGCCAGCAACATTTCATTGCGCACGTGTGGGCCCGCTCTCTACTGCTCTTCAGCCTTTCTCCTGTCACGGTCCTGGGAAAAGAGAAGCTCCAGATTGGCCAAACCTCCGTTTACGTCGCAAACCACCTGAGCTACTACGACACCCCGGTTCTCTTCGGAAAACTTCCCTTTCAGTTCCGTATCCTCGCCAAGCAATCGCTTTGGAAGATTCCCTTCATCGGCTGGTACCTCAATCGCTCCGGTCAGGTACCCGTCGATCAGTCCAGCGCCCGAAACGCCATCGCCAGCCTCAACCGTGGTGTCCAGACACTCAAACACGAACTTCCGCTCGTTATCTTCCCCGAGGGCGGACGCAGTCTCACGGGCCAGCTCCAACCCTTCGTTGCAGGCGCAGCCTATATGGCCATCAAGGCACAAGTTCCGATTGTCCCCATCACCCTCATCGGAACCTATGAACTGCTCCCCATGCACATCTACCACCTCTATCCTCGCCCCCTGGCCATCATCATCGGTGATCCCATCCCGACTACCGGGCTCTCCACCCGCGATGCCGACTCTCTCAGCGAACAGGTCGCCTTCGTCATCCGCAAGACCTACATGGACTACCATCCGGCTTAGGGAAGCGCCTTATCCCGATTCACAAGTCATTAAGTGAGCCACGGGAAAACCAAGCCGCAAGCGTGAGCCATTCGCATTTACGATACTCACCATGGCCCCCTCTGCTCCGCACTACACCCCTGAAGCCATCAAGTTTCTTCGCGGCCTCAAGCGCAACAACACCCGCGACTGGTTCAACGCCCGTAAAGACATCTACGAGCGCGAACTGAAAATCCCTTCTATTGCTCTTGTCGCCGCCATCAACGAAGCCATGCTCCGCTTCGCCCCTCAGAACATCCAGCCGCCACAAAAGGCCATGATGCGCATCTATCGCGACATCCGCTTCAGCCCCGATAAGCGACCCTACAAGATTCATCAGGGCATCTGGTGGGCTCGCGAAGGACTCGAAAAGACCTCCGGCGGAGGTTTCTACTTCGACCTCTCCGGCGAACAGGTCACCATCGCTGCTGGCGTCTATATGCCCGAGCGCGAACAGCTTCTCGCTATTCGTCGTCACATCGAAGCCCACCATCAGGAGTTCCGCCGCTTGCTCGCCTCAAAGAAGCTGCGCTCCGTCATGAATGAATTCGATGGCCAGAAGCTTACTCGTCCACCCAAAGGTTTCCTGCCCGAATCGCCAGCCATTGATCTTCTCCTCAACCGTCAGTGGGGCTTCAGCGCTCACCTGCCGGTTGAAACCGCGACCAAACCAGCCCTGCTTAAAGAAATTGTGAAACGTTTCGAGGCCGCCGCTCCTCTTGTCGCATTTCTCAACACACCCCTGGCCACAACCAAACCTCGACGTCCTCTCTTCTGATAAGAAGGATCTCGCGTCGAGCTTTCCCTCTTCAATGCCCTCTTGAAATTGACGTCATCGCTGTAATCTGCGTGGGGCTTTTAGCCTATTTACTGCCGCAAAATGTCTCAAAAAGCCCTAAATTCGTATAAAAACGGGAAAAAACCCGAAAAAACCTGTGGAAACCGAAGAAATCCGATTGACAAAGTCCGCGAAAAGGCTGAAGGTGAATTGCGGTACGGTTTTCTTGCACCCGCATGAACACTGACGATTCGCGCATCGCAGACGCCCGGACGGCCAGTTGCAAAAGGGGAAAATAGAAGACCTGCTTTAGACCAAAACAAGTACGTTTCAAGGAGCAAGACATGGCAAAGGGATTGACTAAGACAGCGCTGGTTCGTCAACTGGCGGAGAAGCTCGAGCTGACCAACAAGCAGACCGCCGCGTTCCTCGACCTGCTGGCCGAGACGGCCGTCAAGGAAACCAAGAAGAACGGCGAGTTCACCATCCCCGGCATCGGTAAGCTCGTCAAGGCCGAGCGCAAGGCGCGCCTGGGCCGCAACCCCCAGACCGGCGAGACCATCAAGATCAAGGCGAAGACCGTCGTCAAGTTCCGCGTCGCCAAGGTCGCCAAGGACACCATCGCTCCGCCGAAGAAGTAGCCTCTTCCACACTGCGCTCCAGCGCAGCGTGAACCGGAGCGGCCCTCCCTTCCTGTCGTCTCGTTGCAATACAACGCCATGCGGCGGCAGGAGAGATACGCAAATGAACGCCCGTCTTGTCATAAAGGCGGGCGTTTCTTTCATCATGGCTATTACCCTCGCCATCCCGTGCCAATCCTCGATCAACACCTAAAATAGATCCATGTCCTACACCGCAGCGGTCGATCACCTTTACGCCCGTGGTCTCGAGCTGGCCTCCGACTCCTCTTTGCCTCCAGGCAAGCGCCACAAGTTCGACCTCGAGCACATGCGAATCCTCGCCCGCGCCCTCGGCAACCCCCAGGACTGTTTTCCCTCCATCCTGATCGCCGGAACCAACGGCAAGGGCTCCACGGCTGCTACCCTGGCCAGCATTCTCGCCGCTGCGGGCTATCGCACTGCGCTCTACACCTCGCCGCACCTCTCGCGCGTTAACGAGCGCATCCAGATCGACGGCCGGCCCATCTCCGACGACGACTTCGCCCGTCTCTACTTCCAGGTCGACTCCACAGCCGGACGTCTCGTCACATCAGGCGAACTCCCCCAGCATCCCAGCTTCTTCGAAACCCTCACCGCACTCGCCTTCCTCTACTTCGCCGAGGCTGGCAAGGAAGCGGAGAATGCGCCGCAGACTCCATCCGCCCTGCGCGCACCAGTCGACATTGCAGTCCTCGAAGTCGGTCTCGGAGGCCGTCTCGACGCCACCAACATCGTTACCCCCCTCCTCTCCATCATCACCGACATCTCCCTCGACCATCAGGAATACCTCGGCAATACCATCGCCGAAATCACCCGCGAAAAGGCTGGAATCCTGCGTCCTCGCGGAACCCTCATCACCCTCCCGCAGCATCCCGAGGCAAACCAGGCTATCGGAGAGGTCGCAGCAGAACTTGGCATTCACGCGATCAATGCCGCTTCCTATATCCCCCATACCCCTGTCCCGCAAAATGCGCGTCCATCTACCTCATCTGAGTTCGCGCCAGAGGCGCCCTTCGCTATGCGTGTAGCACCTCGCAACCGCTACAACGTCACTCTCGAGCAGCAGCCCCTCCATGTGGACTCCCCTCTTTGGGGGCAGCACCAGCAGCGCAATATTGCTCTCGCCATCGCAGGAGCAAAGGAATTACGTAACCCAACCGGTTACAACATCGACAATAGAAACAGTAGTAGTTACAAAATCAAGAACACTCAGATCGAAACTGGCATTCGTAACACCCGCTGGCCTGGCCGGCTTGAGGTCCTCCCACTCCCAAACTCCGCACCTATCCTTCTTGATGTCGCCCACAACCCCGCTGGCGCGTGGACCCTCCGCGCCGCGCTCTCCCAGCTTCCCGAGGATCTTCCTCGCACCCTTATCTTCTCCTGCCTGCGCGATAAGGACCTCCGCGAGATGAGCCAGATCCTTCTGCCACTCTTCGATTCTTCCTCTCCCGACCGCCCCCATGATCACATCCTCTTCGCGCCCATCAACAGTCCCCGCGCCGCCTCGCTCGATGATTTAGCCGCCACTGCCCGCGATCTCGAGATTCCCGCCGAAACCACCCCCAGCCTTACCGAAGCTCTCGCCCATGCTCGTGCCATCACCCCATCCAACGGACTCATCGTCGCCACAGGCTCCGTCTACCTCATCGGGGAACTTCGCGCCCAGGTCGTTGAGGCGACGACTTAGCGCCCCATACCTCACGCGCGTAAACTTAACCCATGAACTTTCCGGTCACCCGTATGCGCCGCGTGCGCCGCACTGAGGCGATGCGCTCCCTGGTTCGTGAGACCCATCTGCATCCCGGCGCCCTGATCTATCCCCTCTTCATCTGTCCCGGAGAAGGTGTCCGCAAGCCCATCAGCTCCATGCCCAACGTCTTCAATCTATCGTTGGACGAAGCTCTCAAAGAGGCCGAGCAGTGCGCCGCTGCGGGAATCGGCGGCTTACTTCTCTTCGGCCTCCCCTCCGAAAAAGATGAGCAGGCCACCGGGGCCTGGGCCGACGACGGGATCGTGCAGACCGCGCTACGGGAGTTCAAGAAGAATCGCAAGCTCGATTCTCTGGTCATGATGGCCGATGTCTGCCTCTGCGAGTACACTTCCCACGGCCACTGCGGTGTCGTCGCGAGGGATGGTGATCACTATGAGATCGAGAACGACTCCAGCGTCGCCCTTCTCGCAAAAACCGCTGCCTCCCTCGCAAAGGCGGGCGCAGATATCGTCGCTCCCAGCGACATGATGGACGGCCGTATCGCTGCCATGCGTGAAGCCCTCGACGAGGCCGGACACGCAATGACCCCCATCCTCAGCTACGCCTCCAAGTTCGCCAGCGGATTCTACGGCCCCTTCCGCGAGGCCGCCGACTCTGCCCCGCAGTTCGGTGACCGCAGAAGCTACCAGATGGATGGTGCAAACCTGCGCGAAGCCATGCGCGAGATTGACCTCGATGTGGCTGAAGGTGCCGACATGCTTCTGATGAAGCCCGCCATGCCTTACCTCGACATCATCCGTGCCGCGCGCGAACGCTTCGATCTTCCTATGGGCGCCTACCAGGTTTCGGGAGAGTACTCCATGCTCTGCGCCGCCTTTGAACGAGGATGGCTCGAGCCTGAACGGACCATGATGGAGTCACTCACATCGATTCGCCGCGCCGGAGCCGACTTTATCGTGACTTACTTTGCAAAGGATGCAGCGAAGGTACTGGGTTAGATCCCTCTACGGCCCACTTCAACGCCGCCCTTGCCAGAAGCCGTGTAGAATCCAGCGTCGGCAGCGGTGAGTTGTTGTCATTCATGATCAGGGGAATCTCGGTGCAGCCCAGTACTACGGCATCGCAGCCCTCCGCCTTCATGCGCCGGATAACCTTATGGAAGAAGTCCACGGCCTCCGGTTGAAAATTCCCGGGAACGAGCTCCTCCATAATGACGCGGTTCATCTCCGCACTTTCTTCCTCGGTTGGGCGCAGATACCCCAACCCCGCAGCGGCAAGCTTTTCTGGATAGACATTACTCTCCGCCAGCCAGCGAGTTCCCGTAATTCCGAGGCGATGAAAACCACGTGTCGCCGCCTCTTGCGCGACCACTTCAGCAATATGCAGCCAAGGTATCGGCGACCGGCTCTCAATCAACGGCAGCGCCTGATGGATCGTATTGTCTGGACAGATCAGAAACTGCGCTCCGATGCTGGCAAGCTTCTTTGCCGACGACAGCATAATCTCGCCAACGCCCTGCCAGTCATTCCTGCCAATGCAGTCCACATAATCGGCGAGAG
This portion of the Edaphobacter sp. 4G125 genome encodes:
- the hemB gene encoding porphobilinogen synthase — encoded protein: MNFPVTRMRRVRRTEAMRSLVRETHLHPGALIYPLFICPGEGVRKPISSMPNVFNLSLDEALKEAEQCAAAGIGGLLLFGLPSEKDEQATGAWADDGIVQTALREFKKNRKLDSLVMMADVCLCEYTSHGHCGVVARDGDHYEIENDSSVALLAKTAASLAKAGADIVAPSDMMDGRIAAMREALDEAGHAMTPILSYASKFASGFYGPFREAADSAPQFGDRRSYQMDGANLREAMREIDLDVAEGADMLLMKPAMPYLDIIRAARERFDLPMGAYQVSGEYSMLCAAFERGWLEPERTMMESLTSIRRAGADFIVTYFAKDAAKVLG
- a CDS encoding aspartate/glutamate racemase family protein codes for the protein MAQHIGIVACSAEGASLCYRTLCAEAEAVMGPHAHPEISLHSQSLADYVDCIGRNDWQGVGEIMLSSAKKLASIGAQFLICPDNTIHQALPLIESRSPIPWLHIAEVVAQEAATRGFHRLGITGTRWLAESNVYPEKLAAAGLGYLRPTEEESAEMNRVIMEELVPGNFQPEAVDFFHKVIRRMKAEGCDAVVLGCTEIPLIMNDNNSPLPTLDSTRLLARAALKWAVEGSNPVPSLHPLQSKSR
- a CDS encoding DUF2461 domain-containing protein, with amino-acid sequence MAPSAPHYTPEAIKFLRGLKRNNTRDWFNARKDIYERELKIPSIALVAAINEAMLRFAPQNIQPPQKAMMRIYRDIRFSPDKRPYKIHQGIWWAREGLEKTSGGGFYFDLSGEQVTIAAGVYMPEREQLLAIRRHIEAHHQEFRRLLASKKLRSVMNEFDGQKLTRPPKGFLPESPAIDLLLNRQWGFSAHLPVETATKPALLKEIVKRFEAAAPLVAFLNTPLATTKPRRPLF
- a CDS encoding zinc ribbon domain-containing protein, with product MICQACGNEVEPGGRFCPRCGAQIAAPPPNPPMGYIPYPPIIGLPRVQRHLQTLGTLWCAFGVYRVVASLLGFFVFRAMAWHRFMGDWPMGRYGFQGPPWLMIAPFLVTMTVILAALALFTGYSLLTRKSWARMLAIVLGILALFKFPLGTALGIYTLWVLAPASSAVEYDAIADPG
- a CDS encoding bifunctional folylpolyglutamate synthase/dihydrofolate synthase gives rise to the protein MSYTAAVDHLYARGLELASDSSLPPGKRHKFDLEHMRILARALGNPQDCFPSILIAGTNGKGSTAATLASILAAAGYRTALYTSPHLSRVNERIQIDGRPISDDDFARLYFQVDSTAGRLVTSGELPQHPSFFETLTALAFLYFAEAGKEAENAPQTPSALRAPVDIAVLEVGLGGRLDATNIVTPLLSIITDISLDHQEYLGNTIAEITREKAGILRPRGTLITLPQHPEANQAIGEVAAELGIHAINAASYIPHTPVPQNARPSTSSEFAPEAPFAMRVAPRNRYNVTLEQQPLHVDSPLWGQHQQRNIALAIAGAKELRNPTGYNIDNRNSSSYKIKNTQIETGIRNTRWPGRLEVLPLPNSAPILLDVAHNPAGAWTLRAALSQLPEDLPRTLIFSCLRDKDLREMSQILLPLFDSSSPDRPHDHILFAPINSPRAASLDDLAATARDLEIPAETTPSLTEALAHARAITPSNGLIVATGSVYLIGELRAQVVEATT
- a CDS encoding HU family DNA-binding protein, which produces MAKGLTKTALVRQLAEKLELTNKQTAAFLDLLAETAVKETKKNGEFTIPGIGKLVKAERKARLGRNPQTGETIKIKAKTVVKFRVAKVAKDTIAPPKK
- a CDS encoding lysophospholipid acyltransferase family protein codes for the protein MTTGTEPSPAMTRQGPPTAPAFFRWLTYLLLIPLIAASTVFFGCISLICGLWDKSGRQQHFIAHVWARSLLLFSLSPVTVLGKEKLQIGQTSVYVANHLSYYDTPVLFGKLPFQFRILAKQSLWKIPFIGWYLNRSGQVPVDQSSARNAIASLNRGVQTLKHELPLVIFPEGGRSLTGQLQPFVAGAAYMAIKAQVPIVPITLIGTYELLPMHIYHLYPRPLAIIIGDPIPTTGLSTRDADSLSEQVAFVIRKTYMDYHPA